In archaeon CG10_big_fil_rev_8_21_14_0_10_43_11, the genomic stretch AAAAGCAGACGCGCCTTTTTCTTCTTGATAGGTTTTGATTTGCTGCGCTGATTCAGTGATGTCCACATCAATGCCAATAAGATTCACGCCAGCAGGCTCGTTTTTCTTGTACGAAGCTTGGATGAGCGGAATCTCTTTTGAACAGAAAGGACACCACGTGGCAAATCCATACAGCACTGACCATTCTCCGCGCGCTTTTGCATCTGAGAGTGAGAATGTCTCTCCATTAATGAGTTGCACGCTAAACTCAGGCGCAAGACCGCCAACATACACGCCACTCTGCGTGCTTGATGCAAGAGCATCATGCGAACCTTCAACAGGCGCGTTGTACTCTCCAATAACAACGGTCTTTCCGGTAAACCCGCCTGAAACAAAGGCAAGCGCAGGAAGGAACAAAACAAGCGCAAGAAAGAGAACAAGAAACCACATTTTCATAACAATTGTTATCATATGTGTATTAAAAAGGCGTCGAAAGTGGTTTATTTTCAACGGGGGTTTTGCACACCCAAAGAATGTTAAACAGAAATAAAAGTATAGATTTCAAATTTAGCATTTGTGGTTACACGCGCAAAAGAGAACGGTTTTGACCTGTTTTGCGTGCACAATACTGCAAAAGCAGGAGGGTTTTACCAGCGCGTGTTTGAAGCGCTCAAACAGGAAAAGCGGCTACGTGATGTGCGTATTGAGCAGGAGATACCTACAAATTAGAAAAACATCATATTTTCACTAAAGATCAACGTGAAAAATGGATTATTTGAGACTAGAGAACAAAAAGCCACAGCAAATAGTTTACTAAATAGAGCATTCTTAACAAAACGAGCAAATTTAACTGCAACTAACAATAAATCAGAAAAATATCTCTTAATATAGAAAAAAATATGGTGATGCATTAGACTAGCAATTTATACCCTCAAAAAAAGAGATACTAGCCGTTGATGGTTATGAATTAAGCAGTTGCAAAAGATTGTGTTCTGCTTCTTTTGAGTGGTCAAGTTCAATAGCTCGTTTAAAACAAGATTTTGCTTTCTTACGATTACCACTTTGAATATAACATGTTCCTAGATTATTAAACGCCTGAGAGAAATTTGAGTGTAATTTAATTGCAGAAGTAAAATACTGTGCAGCTTCATCAATTGCATCCAATTTTTTGCTCACGCAACCAAGATTATAGTATACTTCCGGCACGCGTTGAGAGTAGATTAATGCTTTTTTCAAAATAGTATTAGCACTCTCAAAATCTTCTTGCATAATAGATAATTCAGATTTTCTGTTAAGATAAATTGCGATAACATCATTATCACGTAAATCTGAAAGATATATCTCATTTTCAATTGATTTGACGGGAATATTTCTTGTAGATATATAAAAATCAAGATTTGCAAGTTTTCCATCTGTAGATTCAATATAATAATTATCCGCCTTATCAGTTGCATGCACAAGGGCATGGAACGGGGCTGCAATGATACTACTCTCTTTTTCAAGAGTATCAAAAATAAAATAGTAGAGAAGAGAAAAATCAACGCAATGACCTAAACGAGTATCAATAAATGAAAAGAAGTTATGACTCTTTTTTGAATATGCGAACTTGTAGTCTTGAAAAACAATTTTTTGCAGCTGCTTACTTATTTCAGGTAAACTATTATCCCCGATATCATTAGTTATACTTTGAAGAGTAGGCGTAACTGTATCAACTCTATTTTCTATTCGAAGAAGATGATTTAATAGGCTATTCATTTTTTGCAACGTGATTTATTGTACTCATAATTAATAATACAATTACCAAAATAATGGAGTCTATCTTCACAAGATGAACATTTTGAATCTAAAGAAACGCCATCGGACAGTTCATCCATAACTGGGTTTTGTATATTCCATAACTCTTGAAGGGAAACAGTCTTTATGTTACCTAAACCTCTATCATTCATAAATGCACAAGGTAAAACCTCTCCAGCATAGGTTATATGAGCAGACAACTTTCCTGCCACGCAGGTCACATGATCTTCAAGAATGTAGGGGTTACTAAATGCGCTTGTCGCCTTCATATCAGGGAAGGTATTGATTTCTTGTACAATTGCATCTAATCGTTTAGCGTCATCAATAGTTAATGCAAACTCTTCATCCACTGTCAAAATTTTAGAGAATCGCGGACTACTCACTCCAACATTAACAAGTTGTTGTAAGAATTTGGCATCAAATCAAGATTTGAATGCGAAACAACACTATTAGTGCTAAAATGCACCCCCTTTTCTCGGCACGCATTTATTGCATTAAACGCTCGTTTTGTGGCACCTTCTGAACGTTTGTAGGAATCATTAAAGTCTTCAAGGCCATCAATGGAAATTTGAATATGGTCTACCCCAGCACCAATAAATTTATCAATGTGTTCATCCAAACGATAACCAGTAGTTATCAGTACTATTTTATTAATTCCCACGGAACGTGCGTGTTTCATAAGATTGAGTGTTCGATTAAGATTGTGTTTTGATGCAGTAACTTCACCACCACTTAATGAAAGATTTTGACAGCCCATGTGAGCTGCTTCATCTAGAATTTGCAATAATCTGCTTTCTTCTACTTCAGCATCTTTCACTTGATCTAGATATAAAGCGTAACATCCCTTACCTGAGGAGGGGCAAAATTTTACGCTTGCTAATGTTAAACTGCCTATGTTCAATAAATCTCCGACAGAACCTTCATCATTGAATACTCGTTTAAGGACAGCTTCGTAATTAAAGGAATTATTTCGTTGGTATTGTGATTTTGTGAGAACTTGAGAGTCTAAAAGGAGCTGTAATCGTTTTTGGCTCTGTTTAATATCATACTTACTGCTACTTCTCCTACTGTTTGCGTCTTGTCTTCTTTTCCTAATAGCCCCAGCAATTCGATAAGCGTATTTTTATCAAGTATGTGAGCACCCCCTAATTGAGTTAGGACAGAATAGTTATGTTCATTTTTAATTATCGAGAATGGAGCAGCGTAGAAGTAGTTCATGCTTTCACCTTTTTAGCAACAATAATAATAAGAGGATCAAAATAGGTTGATACGCCTTCTTTAGTTCTATCCATAATTGCATCACTTGATGAGCATTGAATCGTTTTGAATTCTTTAAACAATTTTCTTAGGTAAAACGGTGTTGAGAGATGAACATAAACAGGTAGGTCATCTTCATAAACGCGGTCAAAGAAGTCATGTTTTCTGTTTTTTAAGTAAGTAAAACCATGTTTAACATGCTCTTTCCAATACATAAACTTCTCTCCCGGTTGCAAGGCATTATTAGAAACTGCAATAGCAATGCCATTCCGTTTCAATATGGAATATGCTTTTTTAACGGTTTTTGCTCTCTTAACATGAGAATGTATTTGGTCAAGCACACAATTAAAGAAAAGAACTGCGTCAAATGTGTTCTCTTTAAAATTAAGTGAACTTGCATCCATTGTTAAAACAGAAGCGACAACTTTTTTTTCAGCGCAGAGTTTCTTTGTTTGTCGCACCATCTCAGGCGCAATATCAATAGCAGTAACATCAAAACCAGATTTGGCAAGTGACACCGTTTCACGCCCAGCACCGCAACCAACAACTAGTAGCTTTTTAGTATTTGAAAGATAAGTATCAACAAGCTTTTTTTCAAAAGGTTTTAGGCCATTTTTTGATGCAGCATAATATTTTTTAGCAAAATTCTTATCGGAGTAACGTTTCATTATCAAGGATTCAAAAGTTGACATAAAAATAAAAAAAGAGTATTATACTGTTTAGTGACCTACGTCACAAGACATGCTCCAGTTGTGATAGCGAGGATTTGTGTCAAGATATTGATTCAATTCCGTCTCTTCAGTTCCATTATAAAGCAGTTTCTTCTCTTTTTTCTCCGTTTTTATGAGGATTTCCTCATCAGCGATATTTTCCAGATTAGTATTCATAACAGCACCGTAACAACGTTATCTTAAAATTAGATATATAAATGTTTCTACACATAAACTATTGAATTAATACGTTTTAATATCTAAACTCAGCTAATTACAAGTAAGAATCAATCATAGGACACACAAATTCAATGATTGTTGGGTACTCATTGTGATGCGACCAATTTTCTTGCAATTGAATGACTTCTTGTACTCTTCTTCAATCGGCTTGATTTCTTTTTTGTCAAGTCTTCTTGAATTCAGGAAACTCTTTTTTTGCGCGATTTATTATTTCTTTTTTCTTATCAAGACCATATTGCAAGGTTTCATCACTAAAAACTAGGTCAAAGTTTTTTGACACGTCCATAACACAGTCTAAAAATACGTCATAGCATACTTCTATTTTCGTGTTCACAGAAGATTTAACGTGCAGGATAATAATTATTTTTTTCGATTTTAGCGCGTGCTTACACTTTTTATTCACATGTTTCCCATGATTAACGTGGTTTTACGCGGTCAAATCAAGAAATTAGCTAAGCGCAACACGACCAAAACGCCTAAAAAGGCTTTAGTTATGGTATTATACCAGTAATTGGAATTTTAAAAGAACCCTCACACGAAAAAAATAATTTCTGATTAACAAAAAAATAAAAAGTGAAACAAACCATGAAAGGAACAGTAAAATTTTTTAACAAAACAAAAGGCTTCGGTTTCATAACCGGCGAAGATGGCGAAGACTATTTTGTACACCAAACTGGTCTTGCTGAAGACGTTTCAATAACTGACAACGACGCGGTCGAATTTGACGTAGAAGAAGGCGAACGCGGCAAAAAAGCAGTTAACGTACGCAACGCATAAACAACGTTTTTTCGTAAAAAAAACAAATACTTATTTTATTTATTACCTATTTTTTTTCCCAACTCTAGCGTGAGAGGTCTTATTAAGCAAAACAGTTCTACACTATGATATGCGCCTCAAGCTGATGAGCTATAATATCTGGTATGGCTTTTACACTGACAACACGCTGCACACGCTTGACAAGAAACGATTGTGCGCAGCAAAAGCCATTATCAAGCGAGAAGACCCTGACGTGCTCGTGCTCAATGAAGCAATCTCAGGACCAGCGCATTACGGGTTTAAAGAGTACGTAGCAGAGTTTGGATTTAGCACAGGGTACTTTGCAGCATACACGGACTGGTTTTTTGGCAACGCCATTCTCTCAAAGCAAGCAATGCACGCAAAAACAGTTGACACCGGACACCGTAACATGATACGCGCAAGCATTAAGGGTTTGGAAGTGAACGTGTTTCACCCACACCCCGTCATCACTGACGAGCAGCGCGCAATTATTATTGCACCTGTTTTGAAAAGCGCGAAAAAGCCGTTTGTGCTTGTTGGGGATTACAACGCAATTAGTGATGAAGACACGTATGACAAAGAAAAATTGCTTAAAGCATGGCAAAGCCTTGATGGCAAGAAAAAAGGCAGGAACGTAGTTGAAAACCTGACAAACGCGCGTTTTATCCCGTTCCTGCGCGAACAGGGTTTGCAAGACGCGTTTGAAGGGTTTAAAAAAGTACCCACACACCCTACTCCTGCAGTAAGAAAAAATTTTGTTGCAAACGTGCGCATTGACCACTGCTTTACCTCAGCAGATGTGAAAGTGAGGGATGCGCGTATTATTACCTCACAACGCGCTAAAATAGCATCAGACCATTACCCTATTGTGTGCAATTTGGAATTTAAGAAAAAATGAAGAAAGCCAAGTTTATTGGCTTTGTTCGGGTTTTTGCTCGTCCTCTTCTTCTGCGAATTTTTTGATTTCATCAAAATATTTCACAATAAGTTGTGCTTTTCCTTTGCCAAATTGAAAAGGAAATTTTGTGTCTTCTTCGCGTTTGAGAACAATAAGTTTGTGTCCTTTGTATTCTGCGTATTCTACTGGCATAGTAACTCACACTAACAAAGTCAGGGTTTAAAAGTGTCACGCCTTAGCAAAGCAAGAAATGTGCGTTGCTAATGTTGCGGTTGATAAGAGCAAAAAGATGGGGTAAAGTAAAGTAAAAGAGTTTTTAGAGGAGGTCTTTGGGTTTAGCCAAAGAGTGCTCCAAGGCCTTGTGCGGTTTCTTCTTCACTGACTTGCTCTTCTTCTTCCTCTTTTGCTTCTGCTTTTGGAGCTTCGCCAGCTGGTGCTGCGCCTGCTGCTGGAGCTGCTACAGCGACCGCGCTTGCTGCTTTGCTGATGGCTTCATCAATGTTGACGCCTTCAAGCGCAGCAAGAAGTGCTTTGATTCGGGCCTCGTCAGGCTTTGCGCCTGCCGCTTCCATTACTTTCTTTACGGTTGCTTCATCAACTTGCTTTCCAGCTTTGTGGATGAGTAGTGCCGCATATACATATTCCATTATTATACACCTGTTTCGTTTTTGAGTGCGAGCGCTTGATTCTGTGCTTTTGCTATGTGCTCATCAATCATATCTTTTGAGAGAATACTTGCTTCAAGAGCAAGACCTCTCGCGTTTTGTACTGCTTTGACAATAACAAATTCAATCGTTTCCTTAGTGAGGATGCCTGCTTCAACAGCGAGGTTTTGCGCGTGTTGTGCTGCAAGCATGACGTTCTGTAGGTATGATTCTTCATCAATGTCAAGTACGGTTTTGTCATACACGGTTGTCCCTTCCATTGCATGGGTCATGTTAAGACCAACTTTCATTGGTTTCACGCCCATTTTTTTGAGAAATGAAGCAAGTTCTGCAGTAACTGCATCTCCTGCTTTTGCAACAACGGTGTCTTTTATGACTGCAATTTTTCCGCCTTCAACTCTTGTTTTTACTTTGAACTTACCAAATTCGCCAATCATTGGACCTGGCGTAAAGTCTGTTGGACCCTCAGGTATTGTTACATCAACTGGCAACGTGTCGCCTGCTTTTGCAAACGCAGTTACCCTGCTTTTT encodes the following:
- a CDS encoding cold-shock protein — encoded protein: MKGTVKFFNKTKGFGFITGEDGEDYFVHQTGLAEDVSITDNDAVEFDVEEGERGKKAVNVRNA
- the rpl12p gene encoding 50S ribosomal protein P1, whose translation is MEYVYAALLIHKAGKQVDEATVKKVMEAAGAKPDEARIKALLAALEGVNIDEAISKAASAVAVAAPAAGAAPAGEAPKAEAKEEEEEQVSEEETAQGLGALFG
- the rplJ gene encoding 50S ribosomal protein L10, coding for MNSTMVQQWKKDKVEEIKQHLQSASVVALVDMKGLPAKQLQGIKQEISSIVNLKMTKKSAILRALQGSRYESLREKLGDMPALMFTKTNPFKLYKTLKKSRVTAFAKAGDTLPVDVTIPEGPTDFTPGPMIGEFGKFKVKTRVEGGKIAVIKDTVVAKAGDAVTAELASFLKKMGVKPMKVGLNMTHAMEGTTVYDKTVLDIDEESYLQNVMLAAQHAQNLAVEAGILTKETIEFVIVKAVQNARGLALEASILSKDMIDEHIAKAQNQALALKNETGV